The sequence AAGAAATGTATCCGAATGGTGATATCGATAAAGCGGAACAGATAACCGGTATTAAAAAACGCCATATTGCCGCAAAGGATGAATCGACATCTGATTTGGCAATACGTGCAGCTGAAAAGTTGTTCACCGAATACGGTATAGACAAGTCTGCTATCGACTTTGTTATTGTTTGCACGCAAACGCCCGATTATTACCTCCCATCTACTTCCTGTATCGTACAGAATGCTTTGGGCCTTTCAACTACTACTGGTGCGCTCGACATTAATATGGGATGTTCCGGTTATGTCTATAGTCTTGGTATGGCCAAGGGAATGGTAGATTCCGGTATTGCGAAAAACGTGCTGTTGCTTACTGCCGATATTTTCTCCCGGTTCATTCATCCTAACGATAAGGCCAACCAGGTCATTTTTGGCGATGCCGCCAGCGCAACACTTGTAACAACAGCGTCAGGTGCATTCAAGCTAAATGGGTTCGTATTTGGTACAGATGGCAGCGGTGCAGAGAATTTGATAGTTAAAGAAGGAGCCGGCAAACATTTCAATAAAACTTACACCGAAAGTTTCGACGAGTATGGTAATGTATTGTGCGATTCATACCTCTATATGAATGGCAACAACGTATTCACATTTACCATACAATCAGTTCCCGTATTGATAAAGCAAGTGCTTGAGAAAAACAATCTTGAGCTGGACAATGTTGACCATTTCATCTTTCACCAGGCAAATAATTTCATCCTCGAATACCTGCGCAAAAAGATCAAAATACCTGCCGAAAAATTCATCCGCAATATCGAGCAGCTCGGTAACACAACTTCCAGTACGATCCCCTTGGCTTTTAAAGATGCCATGGATCAGCAACGGTTCAAAGCTGGTGAGCAAATACTATTGGCTGGCTATGGCGTTGGTTTTTCATGGGCCGGCGCAACCGTAACGGCCAGCTAACTATGCGCAATACAGCCAAAATAATATCCATGCTCGAAGCCCGAGGTTTCAGCTTTTCTTTTCTAACGGAAATAGATACTCAAGCGCACAAGGATTTCGTAGCAAGAAATTGGCCTAATGCGGTTACGCGGAGCAACTACGAATACAATAAATGGAAGTATGGTCAACGTTCCGACGGCAGCATCAATCTTTTATTATGCAAAAAAGGGAATGAAGTTGTTGGTCAAATAGGGTATATCCCTGCTAGGCTAATCGTCGACGGAAAAGAACATGACTGTGTTTGGGGGTGCAACTTTAAAGTGGAAGATGCTTATAGGGAATTGGGTATTGGTGCAGCACTGGAGATCTACGCTTCAAACACTTTTCCGATAATACTGGGCAATACGCCCTCTATCGATTCCATCAAATACAAACGTTCTCTCGGTTACAAAATGCTGGAAGGGCCACGCGTCATGATGTTCCCTGTCAAAGCAGATCATCTATTGCAGCTAAAGGGAAGCAGGCTGCCCGAAGCGGTGTTGCAGGTTGCAACTGCTGTAGCTAACCCGGTTTTGAGAAGGTACAACGAGCTAAGGTTGCGGGCAAATACGGGCGAATGGTTGCAAGCAAATGAACATAGTATTTCACAAAGGATCGTTCGCAGAGAAAATGAAACTTTATTACCCCATATAAAGCATGATGAAGCATTCCTGCAATGGCGGCTCAATGTGCCTGCAGGTCTCCGGGAGAAAGCAAAGATGTACACGTCGCCTGACGATGATCGCAGTTACGCAATTACTAGTATTGCCGGAAAAGTTTTGAACATCTACGATTACTGTTTTTCCGACAAGACAGTGTTAAAATCATTTTTGAAACAAGTGTCGTGCACTGACGGAATTAGTACAATCCGCATACAAGCCAACAGTAATGAGGAAGAAGTTTTGTTGCGTGAATCAGGTTTTATTCCCTTTCGTAGCAAAGCAGTAATAACTGCATACTCCAGAGATGGCTTATTCGATAAGATTGATAAGATGTATGTGACCGGTTATGACGGTGATATTGATCTTTAGATCACTTGTCAAGTATGCGGATCTCCACGCGACGGTTCATCATTTGGTCTTCAGCTGGGTCCCTGAGTGGCCGGGTGCGTGCGAAGCCATGGTATTCCAGCCTTGTTATTGCGATGCCGTTTTTTACAAGGTAATCGCGCACTGCTTTAGCTCGTTGTGTAGAAAGCTCGAATTCGCCGGTTTCAAAATCAATACCGTCACGCGGGCGGTCGCAACAAATGTGGCCTTCTATACGTATTCGCACTGTAGGATGTTGCTGTAGCGCAGCCAATAACTGTTCCAGAACAGGGATAGATTGTTTTAACCAATAGTGAGAACCGCCTTCGAAATAAACATTTTCAAGTCGTAGTGTTTCATTCTTTTTTACCTTGCTGAGATCAATGGTTTTCGCCGGTGTTTTCTTCGGAGTATCAGGTGAGTGTTGAAATCCTCCGGGAACAATGTCGACACGTCTGTCTTTGCGATAACCTGCATTTCCATTAGGCACATCTCTTTTTACTTCGCCTTTGCCAATCACCATTTCAATATCTTGATCGCTCATACCCAAGCTAATAAGGTATGATTTGATATTGTTTGCGCGGGCCTCAGATAATTCAACGTTTGCTTCTTCAGAACCTACGTAGTCGGCGTAACCGATAATCCGCAGCTTTGTACCGAATTGCAAAATATCGTAATAGACCAACGAGTCTATTTTCAATTGTTCTGATTTCTTAATAGCGGATATGCCGAGATCAAAGTACGCGCTGATGGTGTCTTGCCTGGCTTGAGCAAACAAGTAGGAGGGCAGTATAAGCAGGCAAAGGCAAAAAGCTGTTTTTACCATAAGGAGGTATGTTTCTGATGTCACTTGCTTAATACCCGGATCTCAACACGACGATTCAGCATTTCATCTTCGTCTGTGCGTTCCGGCTCGCGTAGCGGCCTGGTACGTGCAAATCCCTGATATTCCAGTCTTGTTACATCGATTCCGTTTTCGACAAGGTAGTCGCGGACCGCTTTGGCCCGCATTGTCGATAAATTGAATTTTCCAGTCTCAATATCCAAACCGTCAGGTTGGTCGCTTTCACAACAGATATGCCCCTCTATACGTATGCGAACTGTTGGATGTTGTTTTAGCGCAGCTAGTAAAGTGTTTAGTGCAGGCTCAGACTTTTTTGACCATTGGTGGCTGCCGCCTACGAAGTAAATATTCTCCAGTCTGAGTGTCTCATTAGTTTTTACCTTGGTCAGATCGATTGTTTTACCTGAAGCTGGTAAAGCCTTGGCTGGAGCTGCCTTAAAACCGCCGGGAATAATATCAACCCGCCTGTCTTCACGATATCCTGCCGTGCCATTCTCCACTTCTCTTTTTACCTCGCCTTTACCGATGACCATCTCGATATCGCTCTCGTGAAATCCCATGCCCAGCAGGTATGTTTTGATATTGCCGGCACGCGTTTCAGATAGGCCGACGTTTGTTTCTTCAGAACCTAAGTAGTCAGCATAGCCAATAATACCCAGCTTCTTTCCGGGCTGCAACACATCGTAATAGACCAGTGAGTCTATCTTCAATTGTTCTGTTTGCTTAATAGCGGAGACGCCGAGGTCAAAGTACACGTGTATAGTGTCTTGCTTTGCCTGGGCAAACAAGCGTAAGGGCAGTATAAGTAAGCCAAGGTAAAAAGCGGTTTTTACCATAAGCAGGGTGTTTTTTAGATCACCTCACCTTCCAGGTCGTAGTCGTACGCTTTGGTAATACGAACGTTGACAAAATCACCTATTGGCAAAGAGGTGTCGCTGTTAATGATAACTTCATTATCTACTTCAACACTGTCAAATTCTGTTCTGCCAAGATAGCGACCAGCTTCTTTTTTGTCAATAAGTACCTTGAATTCTTTATCAACCTTCTCCTGGTTCTTTTCAAAAGAGATCTCCTGCTGCACTTCCATTATCTCCTGTGCACGGGCTTCTTTTTCTTCAGCTGGTATGTTATCGGCGAGGTCGTAAGCAGAGGTGTTTTCTTCGTGAGAATAGGTAAAGATACCAACGCGGTCGAGGCGTACATCTTCAAGGAATTTCTTCAGTTGTTCTACGTCATCCCTTGTTTCACCTGGGAAACCGGCAATAAGCGTACTGCGAAGGGCAATACCTGGCACTTTATCGCGGATGGCTGCTACCAGGTCATATATCTCCTGCGTTTCCATCTGGCGCTTCATGGCTTTCAGCATATTGTTAGAGATATGCTGCAGCGGCATGTCGAGGTAATTACAGATGTTATCGCGCTCGCGCATCACATCCAGTATATCCAGTGGAAATTTAGAAGGGTAGGCGTAGTGTAGACGTATCCAGTGCAGTCCCGGTACGTCAGATAAGTGCTTCAGCAGTTCTGACAGGGCGCGTTTTTTATAAATGTCGAGGCCGTAGTAAGTAAGTTCCTGCGCAATAAGCATGATCTCTTTCACACCCATTTGCACCAGCTTCTTAGCTTCAGCTACTACTTCTTCAATGGTTTTTGAAACGTGTTGTCCGCGCATCAGCGGGATAGCGCAGAATGCACACGTGCGGTTGCAACCTTCTGATATTTTCAGGTAAGCGTAGTGCTTTGGCGTAGCCAGCAAACGTTCGCCTACCAGTTCTTGTTTATAGTCTGCGTTGAACTGTTTCAGGATAAGGGGCAATTCCATAGTGCCAAACCATGCATCTACCTCAGGTATCTCGTTCAGCAGGTCGTGACGGTACCGTTCGCTCAGGCAGCCTGTTACATATACTTTGTCCAGTTTGCCGTCGCGCTTCAATTCTACCTGTTCCAGTATGGTGTTTACACTTTCTTCTTTGGCTTTGTCAATAAAGCCGCAGGTGTTTACCACAACGATATTATGATCCAGCTTTTCGCTTTCGTGTGCTACCTTAATGCCGTTAGCATTGAGTTGTCCGCTCAGCACTTCACTGTCCACCATGTTCTTGGAGCATCCAAGAGTAATGATGTTGACCTTATCTCGTTTCAGTTTCTTCGTTTTCACTTGTCTTAGTTTAACTCAATACTATTTTTTACGGAAGAATATCCTTACAGGTACGCCACTGAAATTGAAGTGGGAACGTATTTTGTTTTCGAGGAAGTTCTTGTATGAATCTTTTATAGCGTCGGGGTAGTTGGCAAAAAATGCGAACGATGGCACCACTGTAGGTATTTGCTGTACGAATTTGATCTTAACAGCATGGCCACGGGTCATTGGCGGCTGGAAGCGTTCGATCTCCTTCAGCATTATCTCGTTCAACTTCGAAGTTGCAACGCGGCGTTGCCTGTTGTCATACACTTCAAGCGCCTTTTCCATTCCCTGGAAGATACGCTGCTTCTCTGTGGCAGAGATGAAGATCACCGGTACATCGGTAAACGGCGCTATCTTTTGTTTGATCGCTTTTTCGTAATCGCGGGCAGTATTAGTTTCTTTTTCTACCAGGTCCCATTTGTTGATCAGCAGTACAACGCCCTTGCCTTTGCGGGTAGCCAGGCTGAAGATGTTTACATCCTGCGCGGTCATACCTTGGGCGGCGTCTATCACGATAAGACAAACATCAGCTTCATCCATGGCGCGAATAGCACGGATCACAGAATAGAACTCCAGGTCTTCGTGCACGTTTTTTTTCTTGCGCAGACCAGCAGTGTCTATCAGCATGAACTCCTTGCCGAACTGTTTGTAATGAGTATGGATGGTATCGCGGGTTGTGCCTGCTATGTCAGAAACGATGGTCCTTTCTTCGCCGATCATTGCGTTCAGCAGGGTGGATTTTCCTGCATTTGGCTGACCTATGATAATAAATTTGGGTATTTCCTCGCCTTTTTCCTGGTCTTCTTCAGTTTCTTCAGGAATGTGTGAGGTCACTTCATCCAGCAACTCGCCGGTGCCACTACCTGAGATAGAAGAAAGAAAGAATGTTTTTTCAAATCCGAGCGAGTAAAACTCGGTAGCATCCAGGGCACGTTCTGCGTTGTCAACCTTGTTAACAACCAGCAAAACAGGCTTTTTAGAGCGGCGCATAATGTCAGCCATTTCGTCGTCCTGGTCGGTAATTCCGGTTACTGTATCGCACACAAAAAGCAACAGGTCGGCCTCGTCCAGG comes from Polluticoccus soli and encodes:
- a CDS encoding 3-oxoacyl-ACP synthase III family protein yields the protein MAYISGISYYTPQQILTNDTLKEMYPNGDIDKAEQITGIKKRHIAAKDESTSDLAIRAAEKLFTEYGIDKSAIDFVIVCTQTPDYYLPSTSCIVQNALGLSTTTGALDINMGCSGYVYSLGMAKGMVDSGIAKNVLLLTADIFSRFIHPNDKANQVIFGDAASATLVTTASGAFKLNGFVFGTDGSGAENLIVKEGAGKHFNKTYTESFDEYGNVLCDSYLYMNGNNVFTFTIQSVPVLIKQVLEKNNLELDNVDHFIFHQANNFILEYLRKKIKIPAEKFIRNIEQLGNTTSSTIPLAFKDAMDQQRFKAGEQILLAGYGVGFSWAGATVTAS
- a CDS encoding OmpA family protein — its product is MVKTAFCLCLLILPSYLFAQARQDTISAYFDLGISAIKKSEQLKIDSLVYYDILQFGTKLRIIGYADYVGSEEANVELSEARANNIKSYLISLGMSDQDIEMVIGKGEVKRDVPNGNAGYRKDRRVDIVPGGFQHSPDTPKKTPAKTIDLSKVKKNETLRLENVYFEGGSHYWLKQSIPVLEQLLAALQQHPTVRIRIEGHICCDRPRDGIDFETGEFELSTQRAKAVRDYLVKNGIAITRLEYHGFARTRPLRDPAEDQMMNRRVEIRILDK
- a CDS encoding OmpA family protein; this translates as MVKTAFYLGLLILPLRLFAQAKQDTIHVYFDLGVSAIKQTEQLKIDSLVYYDVLQPGKKLGIIGYADYLGSEETNVGLSETRAGNIKTYLLGMGFHESDIEMVIGKGEVKREVENGTAGYREDRRVDIIPGGFKAAPAKALPASGKTIDLTKVKTNETLRLENIYFVGGSHQWSKKSEPALNTLLAALKQHPTVRIRIEGHICCESDQPDGLDIETGKFNLSTMRAKAVRDYLVENGIDVTRLEYQGFARTRPLREPERTDEDEMLNRRVEIRVLSK
- the rimO gene encoding 30S ribosomal protein S12 methylthiotransferase RimO yields the protein MKTKKLKRDKVNIITLGCSKNMVDSEVLSGQLNANGIKVAHESEKLDHNIVVVNTCGFIDKAKEESVNTILEQVELKRDGKLDKVYVTGCLSERYRHDLLNEIPEVDAWFGTMELPLILKQFNADYKQELVGERLLATPKHYAYLKISEGCNRTCAFCAIPLMRGQHVSKTIEEVVAEAKKLVQMGVKEIMLIAQELTYYGLDIYKKRALSELLKHLSDVPGLHWIRLHYAYPSKFPLDILDVMRERDNICNYLDMPLQHISNNMLKAMKRQMETQEIYDLVAAIRDKVPGIALRSTLIAGFPGETRDDVEQLKKFLEDVRLDRVGIFTYSHEENTSAYDLADNIPAEEKEARAQEIMEVQQEISFEKNQEKVDKEFKVLIDKKEAGRYLGRTEFDSVEVDNEVIINSDTSLPIGDFVNVRITKAYDYDLEGEVI
- the der gene encoding ribosome biogenesis GTPase Der; this translates as MPGFTVAIVGRPNVGKSTLFNRLLEQRKAIVDDMSGVTRDRQYGTADWNGKNFNVIDTGGFVAKSEDVFEREIRKQVHIALDEADLLLFVCDTVTGITDQDDEMADIMRRSKKPVLLVVNKVDNAERALDATEFYSLGFEKTFFLSSISGSGTGELLDEVTSHIPEETEEDQEKGEEIPKFIIIGQPNAGKSTLLNAMIGEERTIVSDIAGTTRDTIHTHYKQFGKEFMLIDTAGLRKKKNVHEDLEFYSVIRAIRAMDEADVCLIVIDAAQGMTAQDVNIFSLATRKGKGVVLLINKWDLVEKETNTARDYEKAIKQKIAPFTDVPVIFISATEKQRIFQGMEKALEVYDNRQRRVATSKLNEIMLKEIERFQPPMTRGHAVKIKFVQQIPTVVPSFAFFANYPDAIKDSYKNFLENKIRSHFNFSGVPVRIFFRKK